From the genome of Triticum aestivum cultivar Chinese Spring chromosome 1A, IWGSC CS RefSeq v2.1, whole genome shotgun sequence:
GATGTGTGGATGAAAAATATAATTAAGTGATAAGGGAAACTGGGCCAATGCTATTTTCTCAAAGCTTCTTTTGAAAGGTGGTATGCATATTCTTGTAGGCCACTGCACTGGTATTGCTATGCTACAGCGCATTTCTTTCAAAAGTAAATGGCAAGCAACCGACCATATAATTTTAAAATATTTCTTATGGTTACAACCTTATTTCCTTTATCGTATTTGCAGGCCTCTCACATATTGAAACAACTTGATCCTGAGCTATTTAGCCGGTTTGCTTCAAGGCCGGAGCTAATTTTCCTGTCGTGTTTGCCGGTCACTCCTAACTTCCATCGCGTGGCGGAGTTGCCCTATGGGTTTTCAGATGGCCCTCGCCTAGCTTATGTAAGTGCTAGACCTCTCTGGTGAACTTCATACCAAAGATTATTTTCTGTATCATCCCTTCAACGTTTTCTAACAATTTTCCCCTTAAATGCTTTTGTTAAATGCAACCAAATCCTCTGTATGGTGTAAGGACTTACATCTGATAGTGAGTCAACAATAAATCATGTAATCAACGAGAGAACCTAGGCTAGTCTTCCTACATCTAATTAAATGATTCATCATTACTCTGTCTAATATACTCTTACACAATTCTGTTGCCAAAGCAAGGCAGTATTCTCTCTGGTTTCCTTATAGGTTTGTTGAGCATGCTTGTTTTATTGTGGTCTGATGCACATACTTGGTGCATTTTCTGGGCTGTGTTGGTGTCGTAATTATGGACTTATATGTTTTTTCATTCCATGTTTGGACTTAGGATGACCTGACAAAAGCTTACAAGAGGACGGTTGATGTCGGTAGGAAACTTGATGACTTGCGTCAGCATCCACAGTTCAGTGTTCTTGCAAGTTCACTTGTCACAAGCCGAGTTGTGGAGTGCCTCAAATTGTCAAAGGCAAGGGAGCTGATATCTTGTTTTATTGCAGTATCGATGTTGCATGATTATATGTCTTTCTATTGCAATATCCGCATAGCATGATCCACATTATCCAGATTTGAATTTCCCTATTTTTGTCAGTTTTACTAAAATTATACACTGTCAGAGCCTCCCTTGCAGTTTTCCGGTCAAGTTCTCCTGTTGTATTGTCAGATCTGTAGATACTCAACAAAAAAAAATTAAACCAAAGTCTGTACTTCATAACCTCAACCCCACACACACTTGTGCGCGCAACACTTCTCTGTCGTAATCCAGTAAAAAGACATGTTAGCTTATTTTGATGCGGCTCTTAAAAAGCATCATAACAGTCCTTTTAATATGGTTAGATTAGGTGTATTTTATTTGAAGCAGCTCTTGTTTATTTTGTTCCCACTCACACATATGGAGTTATGCATTTGACAGTATTATATCTGGTTCCCATTTTTGTCCATCCCTTTTCCATTAATTGCTTTCCATCTCCAAACATGCACTCAGTAGTTGACTTGCACCATATGATATTCAAATTGTTCTGGCACTTTACCTGATTGTAGTGGAGAATAGCGCATACACCAATCTTCCACCTTGATATGTTGCCCTCTGTAAACAGATTAAACACAACCGACAAAACATAGCTGTTTCATCTAGTCCCCTCCAAGTTTAATTCGGTTAATTTCGAAGGATGAGTATCGGGTTCAGTGAAAGAAAAGCTGTTTGTTTTTGTTATTTATTCAAAACAAAGAATTACCAATATGTAGTTTGAGGTGGCATTGTGATTACTGCTTATGTCATATGCTTTCACTTGCTTGATaacatttttatttatttgcagTTACACTCTAAAAAGACAGATAAGGAGTCATCAACAGACACACATGGAATGAAGTGGTTGAAGGATGCCATTCTCAGCAAACGGTCCGATAATGCTTTTCGGGGTACTATGGTCGGTGATCCGAAGATTAGATTGCATGAAATTGGCATCCCTGTGGATTTAGCTTCGAACTTGTTAGTTTCTGAGCATGTGAACTCCTACAACTTTGACAGCATAAATTCGAAGTGCAACTGTTACCTTCTTGCCAATGAAAAACTAGTCATTAAGCGCAGTGGAAAGACAATTATTGTTCGGAAGCCAAATCAGCTGGTAATTGGTGACACTGTGCACAGGCTGTTGCAGGATGGTGATCTTATTCTTATCAATAGGCCACCGTCAATACATCAACACTCCGTTATTGGACTCTCTGCAAAATTACTCCCAGTTCAGTCGGTACTTTCAATCAACCCACTCTGTTGTGCACCACTCGCGGGAGATTTTGATGGGGACTGTTTGCATGGATATGTCCCACAGTCCATACAGTCAAGAGTTGAGCTTGAGGAGCTAGTTAGTTTGAGCCACCAACTATTGAACGCGCAAGATGGGCGAAGTTTGGTGTCATTAACACATGACTCTCTAGCTGCAGCATATCTGTTAACAAGCTCAGAGGTTTTACTAAAGAAAACTGAAGTTCAGCAATTTCAAATGTTATTATGCCATCCACTCTCGCCGACACCAGGGCCAGCAATAATGAAATCTATACACTCTCATGGTCCACTGTGGACCGGTAAGCAGTTGTTCAGCATGCTGCTTCCGTCTGATATGAGTTTCAGCATTGAGCCTAAGGTACACATCATAGACGGTGAAGTTCTTGCCTGCCCATCTGAATCTTTTTGGCTGCAGAATAGCATATCTGGCCTTTTTTCCGTCATGTTCAAACAATATGgcgacaaggctcttgagttactCTCTTCTGCTCAGGATGTACTATGTGAGTTTTTAACCATGAGAGGTTTAAGTGTCAGTCTTTCGGATATCTATCTGTTCCCAGACCATGACTCGAGGAGAAAACTAGCTGATGGAGTTAATCTGGCATTGGATGATGCTGAAGAGGCTTTTCGTATTAAACAGATATTGCTAAGTCCAGATTCCATATCGATTCTGAAATGTTATGACGACTGTGCTGATTTATCACAATCTTATGAACAGTCCAATTTCATTCAGAGCAATCTGCCAATTATAAAATCTTCAATCATGGCGTTTAAGAGTGTATTCAGTGATCTTCAGAAGATGGTTCAACAGCACACAGCCAAAAATAATTCAATGATGATGATGACTAATGCAGGAAGTAAGGGTAGCATGTTGAAGTTTGTGCAACAAACTGCATGCGTCGGTCTTCAACTTCCAGCAAGCAGATTCCCCTTTAGAATTCCATCGGAACTCTCATGTGCCAGCTGGAATAGGCATAAATCTGAGGGCACGGGTGAATGCTTGGGAGGCCAAAACTTGTATGCTGTGATCAGGAATTCCTTTGCTGGTGGTTTAAATCCATTGGAGTGTCTTCTTCATTCGATATCTGGCAGGGCAAACTTCTTCAGTGAGAATGCAGATGTTCCCGGGACTTTAACAAGAAAACTAATGTATCACCTGAGGGATTTATATGTTGCTTATGATGGGACTGTTAGAAGTTCTTACGGGCAGCAGATAATGCAGTTCACTTATGATACTGCTGAAGACATGTGCAGTGATCGCAATGTGGAAGGTGAACTTGGTGCCCCTGTTGGTTCATGGGCTGCTTGTTCCATTTCAGAAGCTGCATATGGAGCTTTGGATCACCCAGTGAACAGCTTGGAGGAATCTCCTCTCATGAATTTGCAGGTTATGCTCTTTTACTATATTGTTTCACGGCCAATGATTATTGTGATGTCTCTTTTCTTTCTTCTGATACTACTTTAACATTAATTTCAGGATGTATTGAAGTGCCAGAAGGGTGGTACTTCTATGGATCATGTTGGTTTGCTTTTCCTGTCAAAGAAtctaaaaaaatatagatatggtTTGGAGTATGCATCGCTAGAAGTTAAGGATCATCTCGAGCCAGTGAACTTCTCTGATTTGGTTGCCACCGTCATGATCCTGTCAGTACATTTGAATCATCTTTTTCCTATCACTTCACGTTGAAGTactttttaattaattaatattttttgcattttgttttgcagATATGGGGGATGTGGTATAGAGTCAACAAAAGGAAGCCCATGGATTACTCATTTTCATCTAAGCCAGGTCTTATTCTTTCGAAGTAACCACACTTCCTATTTTATAAGGGTCATTAAGCTGATGTCTTAAATAAATATTTAAACCTGTACGTACATGCAGGAAATGATGACGAAAAAAAGATTGGGACTAACACTTGTTGTGGAAGAGCTTACAGAACAATACAATGCCAAAAGAGACAAGTTAAACTTCCCTAAAGTTTATATTTCAAAGGGGTAAGTTCAGAAACTATTTGGTTCCCATGAAAAAAATGTTCGAGTTAAAATTAGTATTTATATGTCTCTCTGTTTCTTTTTGTCTAACCACTAATTTGGTGTGCCAACTGCTTCCATGTTCTCGCTAGCGTGAAAATGAAGATACAGTATATGCCCTGTTAATATACTCAACTCTCCTTTCTGCCCTCGCTCTCAGCGTGGTaatttttcgagaaaacgcaaaggaatctttgcgtttcatttcattgaaaagatGGGGGAGAGTACATGCCTCCTAGGAGGTGATAATTACAGGATCTTAGCGCCCAATCAGTGGACGTCCCAGGAGGCGTGGTAATTATCACTAACATTCATGGCAACATATAAGTTAGATTCTGCTGATGTTTACCAATCAGGGGATAAACATTTTGGTGTGTATGCTACAAAGTAATTGTATTTCAGAAGCATCAGTTTATAGTGTGTGCTTCATTTCTTTGTCGAAATGATGTCATGAAGGGTAAATACCGCTGGGAAGATGGTCAGGCGGCTGTTTGGGAGAGGGATTAGATTAGGGATTGCGAGGATGAAGTAGCGACAGATAGGTCGTAATTCTTCTTGCTTGATCATTCATCTCAAGGTCTCAAGGGGTCAAGTAACAACCCAAGCTAGGCAACAAACTGAACATCTTTTCCCTAGTTGGTGTAAGGCTTGACTTAAGGGATATCTTCTCCTTAGTTGATTACTAATTCCTAGTTAATAATACTATTCCCAAACTTAAAGATAACACAATTATATCCCTTAGTTGGAGCCAGCTAGGGCCGTCCGTACCTAGCATTTGGGTGACCAACCCACACGACAGTGTCAACCTAGCAACCTTTTTTCTCTCCAAATACTAGATTTTAATCTATTCATCATATAGTATTGGTCTTTTCTGGAACACCTAGTTTGCGTCATTTCGTTAAGGAAAACAATAGCTGTTCATGGTAGCAATTGAACTATTCAAGATACAATGCTGTTATCCATTGATGGATTACCTCACATCAATGTTAGACCAAACCAGCAACAATAAATGAGTTATCATTCTTATTTTGGAGAATTTGACATCTTGATATAGTTAAAATTACCACAACAAAATactacctctgtaccaaaatataagacttttttgTAGACTAAACTagcctacaaaaacgtcttatattttgatacggaagGAGTAGATATTTTGTATTAGAGGAGCAACTATATAGTACAAGAGACTTGAAATACAAGGAAGGAAATCTAGACTAATACAGACACATAGACCAATACTAATACTACTAAACAGTTTTTATCTAAAAATTTACATTGTAGTTAAATCCAACTATTGCATTGCCTGCCTAAGTGATATATACACATCAATATTTCAACAAACATGTCAGGCATTAGATGTGAGGTGAATTGTAGGCTATGAAGTGCTTATGCATGTTATGCATTATGCGAATGCCTACTTTACTTTTTCTCTTTGAGCTTCTGCAATATA
Proteins encoded in this window:
- the LOC123038976 gene encoding DNA-directed RNA polymerase IV subunit 1, yielding MEEPNAEMGMPTGELKGITFYLMTNTEMEKSSSVSIVEPSDVSSAKLGLPNGAPQCETCGAQSVRECDGHSGVIKLPATVFNPHLFEEVVQLLNQICPGCHTPKQNRDSKRSDGATSQATCKYCSKDGTKQYPDVIFKTLTSPRMTLSKAKLQRDPSVMDKISLTAEVADRVTDSAEVLPLDYWDFVPHHHPPQSNMTKILLSPYQASHILKQLDPELFSRFASRPELIFLSCLPVTPNFHRVAELPYGFSDGPRLAYDDLTKAYKRTVDVGRKLDDLRQHPQFSVLASSLVTSRVVECLKLSKLHSKKTDKESSTDTHGMKWLKDAILSKRSDNAFRGTMVGDPKIRLHEIGIPVDLASNLLVSEHVNSYNFDSINSKCNCYLLANEKLVIKRSGKTIIVRKPNQLVIGDTVHRLLQDGDLILINRPPSIHQHSVIGLSAKLLPVQSVLSINPLCCAPLAGDFDGDCLHGYVPQSIQSRVELEELVSLSHQLLNAQDGRSLVSLTHDSLAAAYLLTSSEVLLKKTEVQQFQMLLCHPLSPTPGPAIMKSIHSHGPLWTGKQLFSMLLPSDMSFSIEPKVHIIDGEVLACPSESFWLQNSISGLFSVMFKQYGDKALELLSSAQDVLCEFLTMRGLSVSLSDIYLFPDHDSRRKLADGVNLALDDAEEAFRIKQILLSPDSISILKCYDDCADLSQSYEQSNFIQSNLPIIKSSIMAFKSVFSDLQKMVQQHTAKNNSMMMMTNAGSKGSMLKFVQQTACVGLQLPASRFPFRIPSELSCASWNRHKSEGTGECLGGQNLYAVIRNSFAGGLNPLECLLHSISGRANFFSENADVPGTLTRKLMYHLRDLYVAYDGTVRSSYGQQIMQFTYDTAEDMCSDRNVEGELGAPVGSWAACSISEAAYGALDHPVNSLEESPLMNLQDVLKCQKGGTSMDHVGLLFLSKNLKKYRYGLEYASLEVKDHLEPVNFSDLVATVMILYGGCGIESTKGSPWITHFHLSQEMMTKKRLGLTLVVEELTEQYNAKRDKLNFPKVYISKGKCSADNECGNRQTCCITVVTQDDSNSMSQLDTIKKRVIPNLLALLVKGFLEFKKVEIQCQEDSELVVKVVMSEEHCKSVKFWATLQKSCIAIMELIDWERSRPGSVYDIFCSYGIDSAWKYFVESLRSKTDDIGRNIRREHLLVVANCLSVSGQFHGLSSQGLKQQRTRLSISSPFSEACFSRPAHTFINAAKQSSVDNLCGTVDAMAWGKEPSTGTSGPFKIIYSGKAHAPIPNENIYDFLNSPEVRQAPGEAFLNGSTISVEQDFLVAAVGIWDNIIDMRTCLQNMLREYQLNECVGELDKSRVIEALRFHPRGCEKIGAGIEDIKIGHHPSHPGTRCFIMVRDDGTTEDFSYKKCVQGAADSISPELGRYVERILRNRAVSS